One genomic segment of Deinococcus fonticola includes these proteins:
- a CDS encoding pseudouridine synthase, with protein MAAERLQKRLARAGVASRRAAEEIIKAGRVTVNGQPATLGQSVTEHDDIRLDGQLIETQAAEPVTFALYKPRGYVTTAQDEYGRKNVLRAMPDIPGLHPVGRLDRDSEGLLLLTTDGQLTLTLTHPRYGHEKAYRAWTAGDAPPTQAELDQLLDGVELDDGPARALSAQVATDGAFIVLGEGRKRQVRRMLDAIAHPVTRLMRYRVGGVWLGDMDVGEYRELNSRDLHDLLNPSSIPAQVWDRQWERMLRRWG; from the coding sequence GTGGCCGCTGAACGCCTGCAAAAGCGCCTGGCCCGCGCCGGGGTGGCCTCGCGCCGCGCCGCCGAGGAAATTATCAAGGCCGGGCGCGTCACCGTGAACGGCCAGCCCGCCACACTGGGGCAGTCCGTGACGGAACACGACGACATTCGCCTGGACGGACAGCTAATCGAAACGCAGGCGGCCGAGCCGGTCACCTTCGCGCTCTACAAGCCGCGCGGGTACGTGACCACCGCGCAGGACGAATACGGGCGCAAAAATGTCCTCCGTGCCATGCCGGACATTCCCGGCCTGCACCCGGTGGGCCGGCTCGACCGCGACTCCGAGGGCCTGCTGCTGCTGACCACCGACGGGCAACTCACCCTGACCCTGACGCATCCGCGTTATGGCCACGAGAAAGCCTACCGGGCCTGGACGGCCGGGGACGCTCCGCCCACTCAGGCCGAGCTGGATCAGTTGCTGGACGGCGTGGAACTGGACGATGGCCCAGCCCGCGCCCTCAGCGCCCAGGTCGCCACCGACGGGGCGTTCATCGTGCTGGGCGAGGGGCGCAAACGGCAGGTGCGGCGCATGCTGGACGCCATCGCTCACCCGGTGACGCGCCTGATGCGTTACCGCGTGGGGGGCGTGTGGTTGGGCGACATGGACGTCGGCGAGTACCGTGAACTGAACAGCCGTGACCTGCACGACCTCCTGAACCCCAGCAGCATTCCCGCACAGGTCTGGGACAGGCAGTGGGAACGCATGCTCCGCCGCTGGGGGTAA
- the truB gene encoding tRNA pseudouridine(55) synthase TruB, translating to MPVIAVDKPLHLTSHDVVSRARRLRGTKRVGHTGTLDPLATGVLVLCVDDSTKVVQFMERDSKDYLAWISLGAGTPTLDAEGPVEQVLADERWSVDEQRVREVLAGFTGPQQQIPPQYSAIQVGGQRAYAVARAGGEIDLPARDIVIHGLELLGVYASLQDAPRTFNPADWSPAQQGMTFTLPEPLGVFPTLLVRASVGSGTYLRSLARDVGAALGVPAHLGGLVRTRVGRYSLRDAVPLEQVAEAQGLPDLAALDFPVIHADERTARELRQGKRPLHPAQGRHVVTLNGELVAVVDGDGTQLKVVRAWA from the coding sequence ATGCCCGTGATTGCCGTGGACAAGCCCCTGCACCTCACCTCGCACGACGTGGTCAGCCGCGCCCGCCGCCTGCGCGGCACCAAACGGGTCGGCCACACCGGCACCCTCGATCCCCTGGCCACGGGCGTGCTGGTGCTGTGCGTGGACGACAGCACCAAAGTCGTGCAGTTTATGGAGCGCGACAGCAAGGATTACCTGGCATGGATTTCACTGGGCGCAGGCACCCCCACGCTAGACGCCGAAGGGCCGGTGGAACAGGTGTTGGCGGATGAAAGGTGGAGCGTGGATGAACAGCGCGTGCGCGAGGTGCTGGCGGGCTTCACCGGGCCGCAACAGCAGATTCCGCCGCAGTACAGCGCCATTCAGGTCGGAGGGCAGCGCGCCTACGCGGTGGCGCGGGCCGGCGGGGAAATCGACCTCCCCGCGCGCGACATCGTGATTCATGGCCTGGAGTTGCTGGGCGTGTACGCCAGCCTGCAGGACGCGCCCCGCACATTTAACCCGGCGGACTGGTCACCCGCGCAGCAAGGAATGACCTTCACCCTGCCTGAACCGCTGGGAGTCTTCCCTACCCTGCTGGTGCGGGCCAGCGTGGGCAGCGGCACCTACCTGCGCTCGCTGGCGCGGGACGTGGGCGCGGCCCTGGGCGTTCCCGCACACCTCGGCGGCCTGGTGCGCACCAGGGTGGGGCGGTACAGCCTGCGCGACGCCGTACCGCTGGAGCAGGTGGCCGAGGCTCAGGGTCTCCCCGATCTGGCGGCCCTCGACTTCCCGGTCATCCACGCCGACGAACGCACCGCCCGCGAACTCCGGCAGGGCAAACGCCCGCTGCACCCCGCCCAGGGCCGCCACGTGGTTACGCTGAACGGCGAACTGGTGGCCGTCGTGGATGGCGACGGAACACAACTCAAGGTGGTGCGGGCCTGGGCGTAA
- a CDS encoding M42 family metallopeptidase translates to MNPAQTAPPQPTAPDTTEFLLRLLDTPSPTGMTEQAVQLIEQELGKVGVQSQRTKKGALTWEVPGTGEGHVTFSGHVDTLGAMVKGIKGNGRLLLFMLGGYDWATIEGEDVKVHTQSGRVVTGTVVNVRQSTHVHGPALREMKREQSVMEVRLDELSTSAEHTRALGVQVGDFVSLDARPRLMPSGHIKSRHLDNKAAVAIFIEATRDLLKNPAPRTAHFHVTTYEEVGHGAATGIPAHTDELIAVDMAAVGEGQTSSEHAVTLCVADSSGPYDHLLGNRLRRTAAEHGIDLRVDIYPYYGSDGSAAWRAGGNYPVALIGPGVDASHAYERMHQDALGATRDLILAYLRH, encoded by the coding sequence ATGAACCCAGCCCAAACTGCTCCACCCCAACCCACCGCCCCCGACACGACCGAGTTCCTGCTGCGCCTGCTCGACACGCCCAGCCCCACCGGCATGACCGAGCAGGCCGTGCAACTCATCGAGCAGGAACTCGGCAAAGTGGGCGTGCAGTCCCAGCGCACCAAGAAAGGCGCCCTCACCTGGGAAGTGCCGGGCACGGGCGAAGGGCACGTCACCTTCAGCGGCCACGTGGACACGCTGGGCGCCATGGTCAAAGGCATCAAAGGCAACGGACGCCTGCTGCTGTTCATGCTCGGCGGGTACGACTGGGCCACCATCGAGGGTGAGGACGTGAAAGTCCACACCCAGTCCGGGCGCGTCGTGACGGGCACCGTCGTGAACGTTCGCCAGTCCACGCACGTGCACGGCCCCGCCCTGCGCGAGATGAAGCGCGAACAGAGCGTCATGGAAGTTCGCCTCGACGAACTCAGCACCAGCGCCGAGCACACCCGCGCCCTCGGTGTTCAGGTGGGCGATTTCGTGAGCCTCGATGCCCGCCCGCGCCTCATGCCCAGCGGGCACATCAAATCCCGGCACCTGGACAACAAGGCCGCCGTCGCCATCTTCATCGAGGCCACCCGTGACCTGCTGAAAAACCCCGCGCCGCGCACCGCGCATTTTCACGTCACCACCTACGAGGAGGTCGGGCACGGCGCCGCCACCGGCATCCCCGCGCACACCGACGAACTGATCGCCGTGGACATGGCCGCCGTCGGGGAAGGGCAGACCAGCAGCGAACACGCCGTGACCCTGTGCGTGGCCGACAGCAGCGGCCCCTACGACCATCTGCTCGGCAACCGCCTGCGCCGCACCGCCGCCGAACACGGCATCGACCTGCGGGTGGACATCTACCCCTACTACGGCAGCGACGGCAGCGCCGCCTGGCGGGCCGGCGGCAATTACCCCGTCGCCCTGATCGGCCCCGGCGTGGACGCCAGCCACGCTTACGAGCGGATGCACCAGGATGCGCTGGGCGCCACCCGTGACCTGATTCTGGCTTACCTGCGGCACTGA
- a CDS encoding isochorismatase yields MSLTPRALVLLNVQRHHLEHHPQERELARAWAHEVDEARARGELIVIVQWDGEAGSDHETFSRGWILHPDFRTETGDLLLRAVKPDAFATSALDGELRARAVRQIRFLALEDSPENASMTAQASAHGYQVDGAAFTPTPQPENA; encoded by the coding sequence ATGTCCCTGACGCCCCGCGCCCTGGTGCTGCTGAACGTTCAGCGTCACCATCTGGAACACCACCCGCAGGAACGCGAACTGGCCCGCGCCTGGGCTCACGAGGTCGACGAGGCCCGCGCTCGCGGTGAACTGATCGTGATCGTGCAGTGGGACGGCGAGGCGGGCAGCGACCACGAAACTTTCAGCCGCGGTTGGATTCTGCACCCCGACTTTCGCACCGAAACGGGCGACCTGCTGCTGCGTGCCGTGAAACCCGATGCCTTCGCCACCTCGGCCCTCGACGGTGAATTGCGGGCGCGGGCCGTCCGGCAAATCCGCTTCCTGGCGCTGGAGGATTCACCCGAAAACGCCAGCATGACCGCGCAGGCCAGCGCTCACGGCTACCAGGTCGATGGCGCCGCTTTCACCCCCACACCTCAACCGGAGAACGCATGA
- a CDS encoding enoyl-ACP reductase FabI, producing MSVTIDLSGKTALVMGVANARSLGWAIADQLLQAGCHVGFSYQGERLKGELEKLTQGQENTWLQQADVTSEDDLSALFARVKEEFGGLDYLVHAIAYAPKAAMDNRFIETTPDDWNTAMGVSAYSLVACCRHAEPLLREGSSIISLTYHASQQVVPKYNVMGVAKAALEAATRYLAADFGSREIRINTISAGPMRTIAARSIPGFGGLYDKGARNAAFGRNATPQEVGKLALFLLCDLGSGITGQTIYVDAGLSIMTVKEDQA from the coding sequence ATGAGTGTCACCATTGATCTCTCCGGTAAGACCGCCCTTGTCATGGGCGTCGCCAACGCCCGCAGTCTCGGCTGGGCCATTGCCGACCAGCTTCTTCAGGCCGGGTGCCACGTGGGCTTTTCCTACCAGGGCGAGCGCCTGAAAGGAGAACTGGAGAAACTCACGCAGGGCCAGGAGAACACCTGGCTTCAGCAGGCCGACGTGACCAGCGAGGATGACCTGAGCGCCCTGTTTGCCCGCGTCAAGGAGGAATTCGGCGGGCTGGATTACCTCGTTCACGCGATTGCTTACGCTCCTAAGGCCGCGATGGACAACCGCTTCATCGAGACCACCCCGGACGACTGGAATACCGCCATGGGTGTCAGTGCGTACTCGCTGGTGGCCTGCTGCCGCCACGCCGAACCGCTGCTGCGCGAGGGAAGCAGCATTATCAGCCTCACGTACCACGCCTCGCAGCAGGTGGTGCCCAAGTACAACGTGATGGGTGTGGCCAAGGCCGCGCTGGAAGCCGCCACCCGTTACCTCGCGGCGGATTTCGGGAGCCGTGAAATTCGCATCAACACCATCAGCGCCGGGCCGATGCGCACCATCGCCGCGCGCAGCATCCCCGGTTTCGGCGGCCTGTACGACAAGGGCGCACGCAACGCCGCTTTCGGACGCAACGCCACCCCGCAGGAAGTCGGCAAACTGGCCCTCTTCCTGCTGTGCGACCTGGGCAGCGGCATCACCGGCCAGACCATCTACGTGGACGCCGGCCTCAGCATCATGACCGTGAAAGAAGACCAGGCCTGA
- a CDS encoding YcjF family protein, translated as MLPLIKQMLDNFNFDVDPQLSNDENAEQVIKSAAMLSGAVAVEPIPFADILLITPVQVKMVLHIGKIYGFDITPERAAEIAQELGATVAYGLAARQVMRGLAKMALPVIGGLITAPAVYGWTFALGRLAQNYFERKRAGLPPSVRQEQKRIVQESKTQSRRMLPSADDFGDLASELRRRAEEKSKGSPDSRN; from the coding sequence ATGCTGCCGCTGATCAAGCAAATGCTCGACAACTTCAACTTCGACGTCGACCCGCAACTGAGCAACGACGAGAACGCCGAACAGGTCATCAAGAGTGCCGCCATGCTGTCCGGCGCCGTCGCCGTGGAACCCATTCCTTTTGCCGACATCCTGCTGATCACGCCGGTGCAGGTGAAGATGGTGTTGCACATCGGCAAAATTTACGGTTTCGACATCACGCCCGAACGCGCCGCTGAAATTGCTCAGGAACTGGGGGCCACCGTGGCTTACGGGTTGGCCGCCCGGCAGGTCATGCGGGGCCTGGCCAAAATGGCCCTGCCGGTCATCGGCGGCCTGATCACCGCGCCCGCCGTGTACGGGTGGACGTTCGCGCTGGGCCGGCTGGCGCAGAACTACTTCGAGCGCAAGCGGGCCGGGTTGCCGCCCAGCGTGCGCCAGGAGCAAAAGCGCATCGTGCAGGAGTCCAAAACCCAGTCGCGCCGTATGCTGCCCAGCGCCGACGACTTTGGCGACCTGGCCAGCGAACTGCGCCGCCGCGCCGAGGAGAAGAGCAAGGGCAGCCCCGACAGCCGGAACTGA
- a CDS encoding META domain-containing protein, with amino-acid sequence MKMLVLAALLLTSARAAAPNSPPLTGTVWTMTQIAPQGKALTPGARLRRPTFRVMPGGLLTGWTGCQGFSGWATVKGRNMQIAPLKLSGTSDCPDHALSLEADFLNLLQSARRFEIRGQTLTLYSEGKRFMTFQGSTGGKSVTDNPPPSASMPGDWQLATLIHRGQPIKLPKKAAFTIEEGAAGLELRGNAGCNQLFGKVVVQGRTLSVSALGMTMMLCQDMAAETAVVDILGIPVAVTWNGDTVTWRNSRGELTLTRAGRPEAALRTVGEKDVQGRTFTLKTVAGQPLGRTVKPVTVQFGTGRVSGSDGCNSFSGSAEWRGGRVTVGALALTRMACPGMDRVPSLPEFLASSPSAQLDGDTLRLSAEGATWTFTAQP; translated from the coding sequence ATGAAGATGCTTGTTCTGGCTGCCCTGCTGCTCACGTCCGCTCGCGCCGCCGCGCCGAATTCCCCGCCACTGACGGGCACCGTGTGGACGATGACGCAAATTGCGCCGCAAGGCAAAGCCCTGACGCCGGGTGCAAGGCTGCGCCGCCCCACCTTCAGGGTGATGCCGGGCGGCCTGTTGACTGGTTGGACGGGCTGTCAGGGGTTCTCCGGCTGGGCGACGGTCAAGGGCCGGAATATGCAGATCGCGCCACTGAAGCTGTCCGGCACCAGCGACTGCCCGGATCACGCCCTGAGTCTGGAAGCCGACTTCCTGAACCTGTTGCAAAGCGCCCGGCGCTTCGAGATCAGGGGCCAGACCCTCACTCTTTACAGTGAGGGAAAGCGTTTCATGACTTTTCAAGGCTCCACCGGAGGAAAAAGTGTGACTGACAACCCGCCGCCATCCGCGTCCATGCCAGGCGACTGGCAACTGGCGACCCTGATTCACCGGGGGCAGCCCATCAAGCTGCCGAAGAAGGCGGCTTTCACCATCGAAGAAGGGGCTGCCGGCCTGGAACTTCGTGGCAACGCCGGGTGTAACCAGCTGTTCGGGAAAGTCGTGGTGCAGGGCCGCACCCTCAGCGTGTCCGCTCTGGGCATGACCATGATGCTCTGCCAGGACATGGCCGCAGAAACTGCCGTGGTGGACATTCTGGGCATTCCAGTCGCCGTCACCTGGAACGGCGACACAGTGACCTGGCGCAACAGCCGCGGAGAACTGACCCTGACGCGCGCCGGACGTCCGGAGGCGGCGCTCCGGACGGTGGGCGAAAAGGACGTACAGGGCCGCACCTTTACCCTGAAAACGGTGGCGGGGCAGCCGCTGGGCCGCACCGTGAAACCTGTAACGGTACAGTTCGGGACGGGCCGCGTCTCCGGTTCGGACGGGTGCAACAGCTTTAGCGGAAGCGCCGAGTGGCGCGGGGGCCGAGTCACGGTCGGGGCGCTGGCCCTGACGCGCATGGCCTGCCCGGGCATGGACAGGGTGCCCAGCCTGCCCGAATTTCTGGCGTCAAGTCCCAGCGCCCAGCTCGACGGGGACACCCTGCGCCTCAGCGCCGAGGGGGCGACCTGGACGTTCACGGCGCAGCCCTGA
- a CDS encoding cobalamin B12-binding domain-containing protein, with protein MEDRRIRVLIAKPGMDGHDRGAKVVARALRDAGMEVIYTGLRQTADMIVNAAIQEDVDAIGLSVLSGAHMHYFREVRQLLTEKNADDIIVFGGGIIPDQDLPTLEELGVGKVFTPGASTEDAAAYLREAVAKRWAKQ; from the coding sequence ATGGAAGACCGCCGTATCCGGGTACTCATCGCCAAACCAGGCATGGACGGCCACGACAGAGGCGCCAAAGTCGTGGCGCGCGCCCTGCGTGACGCCGGCATGGAAGTCATTTATACCGGTCTGCGCCAGACCGCCGACATGATCGTGAACGCCGCCATTCAGGAAGACGTGGACGCCATTGGCCTCAGCGTCCTGTCCGGGGCGCACATGCACTACTTCCGTGAAGTCCGGCAACTGCTCACCGAGAAAAACGCCGACGATATCATCGTGTTCGGTGGCGGCATCATCCCCGATCAGGACTTGCCGACACTGGAGGAGCTGGGCGTCGGCAAGGTCTTCACCCCTGGCGCCAGCACCGAAGACGCCGCCGCGTACCTGCGCGAGGCCGTGGCGAAACGCTGGGCCAAGCAGTAA